One part of the Effusibacillus pohliae DSM 22757 genome encodes these proteins:
- a CDS encoding LCP family protein encodes MERIARFKKKRPFYRRKGFLYSLCFLLLMVIGGAGYYAYSVYSFTQKISKPTNPDEPIAMEEWTGTERVNIALLGVDSRPGDGPPRSDSIMVLSIDPQTKQAALFSVLRDTYYKIPGHGFRKINEAFALGGPRLTVDTVSKFMQLPIHYYVKTDFNGFANIVDVLGGIDMYVEKDMDWQDDGTYDIHLKKGYQHLDGKHALMYVRFRHDAMSDFTRTERQRKFLATLASELKSTSSLIKLPDILKAIQNDVETNMSFSDMVKLAKLAYNLDLSQLQSVQLPPFQDSTGSKPALVDAVRNGAAVVIPDLYETRLLVHKTLNDGQTVVRTYDDQAPMVAEDAPPKNTMSATPPAPKLPTPPANTGGTGSKSGTGSNGTGGTNSGGSTGGTGTGGGSGTSTGGTKPGGTGGSGTGTGNTNGGSPAGGGAGSGNGGPTGGGSPGGSGGGTGTQTVPTPQPPTPPSSPSTS; translated from the coding sequence ATGGAACGGATCGCTCGCTTTAAAAAGAAACGGCCTTTTTACCGGCGGAAAGGGTTTCTATATAGTTTGTGTTTCCTGCTCTTGATGGTAATTGGCGGAGCCGGTTATTATGCATATTCTGTTTACAGCTTTACGCAAAAAATTTCCAAACCGACGAATCCTGACGAACCGATTGCAATGGAAGAGTGGACCGGTACGGAACGGGTGAATATTGCGCTGCTCGGTGTCGACTCGCGGCCGGGGGACGGTCCGCCGCGGAGCGATTCGATCATGGTGCTGAGCATCGACCCGCAGACCAAACAGGCCGCTTTGTTTTCTGTGTTGCGGGATACGTATTATAAGATTCCCGGTCACGGATTCCGTAAGATCAATGAGGCGTTTGCGCTAGGCGGGCCGCGATTGACTGTGGACACGGTTTCCAAATTTATGCAACTGCCGATCCATTACTATGTGAAGACAGATTTTAACGGGTTCGCCAATATAGTCGACGTGCTCGGCGGCATCGACATGTATGTGGAAAAGGACATGGATTGGCAGGATGACGGCACCTATGATATTCACCTGAAAAAAGGCTACCAGCATCTGGATGGAAAACATGCCCTGATGTACGTGCGTTTTCGCCATGATGCGATGTCCGACTTCACCCGAACGGAACGGCAGCGAAAGTTTCTGGCGACATTGGCGTCCGAGTTGAAGTCGACCAGTTCGTTGATTAAATTGCCGGATATTTTGAAAGCGATCCAGAACGATGTGGAGACCAACATGTCATTCAGCGACATGGTAAAACTGGCCAAATTGGCTTACAACCTGGATCTCAGCCAGCTGCAATCGGTGCAGCTGCCGCCGTTCCAGGATTCCACCGGATCGAAACCGGCGCTGGTCGACGCCGTCCGGAACGGGGCTGCCGTGGTGATTCCCGATTTGTACGAAACGAGACTGCTGGTTCACAAGACGCTGAATGACGGCCAAACTGTGGTCAGAACCTATGACGATCAGGCGCCGATGGTGGCGGAGGATGCCCCGCCGAAGAATACAATGTCGGCGACTCCTCCGGCGCCCAAACTGCCAACTCCGCCCGCCAACACGGGAGGAACCGGCAGCAAATCGGGCACTGGCTCGAATGGTACCGGTGGCACCAACTCCGGGGGAAGCACAGGCGGTACCGGTACCGGCGGTGGCTCCGGCACTTCAACCGGCGGGACGAAGCCGGGCGGAACCGGCGGAAGTGGCACTGGTACGGGCAATACAAACGGCGGCAGTCCGGCAGGGGGAGGGGCCGGTTCAGGTAACGGCGGGCCCACAGGTGGCGGCTCGCCCGGGGGAAGCGGAGGCGGAACAGGTACGCAAACCGTCCCCACGCCTCAGCCGCCAACTCCTCCATCATCTCCTTCCACTTCCTGA
- a CDS encoding DUF1292 domain-containing protein, giving the protein MTEHNHVHGPDCDHEHDVVVLTDDEGNDHEFVIIDVMEVSDKNYAILVPRDQEAAEAVILRIEADENGEEYLIDIEDDEEWNRVVQAYESFATE; this is encoded by the coding sequence ATGACCGAACATAACCACGTGCATGGTCCTGACTGCGACCACGAGCACGATGTTGTCGTGTTGACCGACGATGAAGGGAACGATCACGAGTTCGTGATTATTGACGTGATGGAAGTGTCTGACAAAAATTACGCGATCCTGGTGCCGCGCGACCAGGAAGCGGCGGAAGCGGTCATCTTGCGGATCGAAGCGGATGAAAACGGAGAAGAATACTTGATTGATATTGAAGATGACGAAGAGTGGAACCGTGTGGTGCAGGCGTACGAAAGCTTCGCAACAGAATAA
- a CDS encoding anthranilate synthase component I family protein yields MKTVASKIRVHSQERVYPRTVDAFEVFRKLHAKYGATSAFLLDSVSDPKSRYCSSLIGLFPLVACRFKGRTLLVEGDPALIPTIAENLRGNGHALPKFSGPLPPVLDTIRNSFELVGKPALQPYSFGFIGFFSYDAIRYFEAIPNTALDDRGLDDVLLQIHQVILHFEQDRIRVVINRVAGVETPDFSAIESLLTADGAPPFAGFDPSRLVVEEDVQKEEYLERVKRAKEYIREGDIFQVVLSKRDRVIGRIDPLLVYQRLKDVNPSPYMFFVDYGRYRVFGASPEMQIRLENGLAQMRPIAGTTKGKGRTEEENRALIENLLADEKEKAEHLMLVDLCRNDLGRVCKPGTVRVKDFMAVEEYSHVFHIVSTVEGEVEPDVSPFDVFLSTFPAGTLSGAPKVRAMEIIDELETLSRGIYGGVIGFFDFLGNMNTAIVIRTVINQDGVSYLQAGAGIVADSVPENEWNECDHKLRALKTALFS; encoded by the coding sequence ATGAAGACGGTCGCCAGCAAGATTCGGGTTCACTCGCAGGAGCGGGTATATCCGCGAACCGTTGACGCATTTGAGGTATTTCGCAAGCTGCACGCAAAATATGGTGCGACGTCCGCGTTTTTGCTGGATTCCGTAAGCGATCCGAAAAGCCGCTATTGTTCGTCCCTGATTGGCTTGTTTCCATTGGTGGCCTGCCGCTTCAAGGGACGGACTCTGTTGGTCGAAGGCGATCCGGCACTGATCCCGACGATCGCTGAAAACTTGCGCGGCAACGGGCATGCGCTGCCGAAATTTTCCGGTCCGCTGCCGCCGGTGTTGGATACCATCCGAAACAGTTTCGAACTGGTCGGCAAACCGGCACTGCAGCCGTATTCGTTTGGTTTCATCGGCTTTTTCTCATACGACGCGATCCGTTACTTTGAAGCGATCCCCAATACGGCGCTGGACGACCGCGGCTTGGACGACGTGCTGCTGCAGATTCATCAGGTAATCCTGCATTTTGAGCAGGATCGGATTCGGGTGGTCATCAACCGGGTGGCAGGTGTGGAGACGCCCGATTTTTCCGCGATCGAATCGTTGCTGACGGCCGACGGGGCGCCGCCGTTTGCAGGGTTTGACCCGTCGCGGCTGGTCGTGGAAGAAGATGTGCAGAAAGAGGAATATCTCGAACGCGTAAAACGGGCGAAGGAGTACATCCGCGAGGGAGACATTTTTCAGGTGGTGCTTTCCAAGCGGGACCGCGTGATCGGGCGGATTGACCCGCTGTTGGTGTACCAGCGGTTAAAGGATGTCAACCCGTCGCCTTATATGTTCTTTGTCGATTATGGCAGGTATCGGGTCTTCGGGGCGAGCCCGGAAATGCAGATCCGGTTGGAAAATGGGCTCGCGCAGATGCGCCCGATTGCCGGCACGACCAAGGGAAAAGGCAGGACGGAGGAAGAAAACCGGGCGCTGATCGAGAATCTGCTGGCGGATGAGAAGGAGAAAGCGGAACATCTGATGCTGGTCGATCTGTGTCGGAACGATCTGGGTCGGGTGTGCAAGCCGGGAACGGTGCGGGTGAAAGATTTTATGGCGGTGGAGGAGTACTCGCATGTGTTCCATATCGTGTCCACGGTCGAAGGAGAGGTCGAGCCGGACGTGTCGCCGTTTGACGTATTCTTGTCGACGTTTCCGGCCGGAACGTTGAGCGGGGCGCCGAAAGTGCGGGCGATGGAAATCATCGATGAGCTGGAGACGCTGTCGCGAGGGATCTACGGGGGAGTCATCGGCTTCTTCGATTTTCTCGGGAATATGAACACGGCGATTGTGATTCGGACGGTAATCAACCAGGACGGGGTTTCCTATTTGCAGGCGGGAGCCGGCATCGTCGCCGATTCGGTGCCGGAAAACGAATGGAACGAATGCGATCACAAGCTGCGGGCGTTGAAAACGGCACTGTTTTCATAG
- the clpP gene encoding ATP-dependent Clp endopeptidase proteolytic subunit ClpP, with the protein MNLVPIVVEQTSRGERSYDIYSRLLKDRIVFLGSEIDDMVANSVIAQLLFLAAEDPEKDIHLYINSPGGSITAGMAIYDTMQYIKPDVSTICIGLAASMGAFLLTAGAKGKRYALPNAEVMIHQPLGGARGQAADIKIAAERILRMRDTLNRIIAERSGQPLEKVERDTDRDYFMTAEEAKEYGLIDKVIEKI; encoded by the coding sequence ATGAATCTGGTGCCGATTGTGGTTGAACAGACGAGCCGCGGAGAACGCTCGTACGACATTTATTCCCGTCTGTTGAAAGACCGGATTGTGTTCTTGGGAAGCGAAATCGACGACATGGTCGCCAATTCGGTGATCGCCCAATTGCTGTTCCTGGCGGCGGAAGATCCGGAGAAGGACATCCACTTGTATATCAACAGCCCGGGCGGTTCGATCACCGCAGGCATGGCCATCTATGACACGATGCAGTACATCAAGCCGGACGTATCCACCATCTGCATCGGGCTGGCCGCTTCGATGGGCGCATTCTTGCTGACGGCCGGGGCTAAAGGCAAACGGTACGCGCTGCCGAACGCGGAAGTGATGATTCACCAGCCGCTGGGCGGGGCGCGCGGCCAGGCGGCCGACATCAAAATCGCCGCTGAGCGGATTCTCCGCATGCGCGACACGCTGAACCGGATCATTGCGGAACGGTCCGGGCAGCCGCTGGAGAAGGTGGAACGGGATACCGACCGCGACTATTTTATGACCGCGGAAGAAGCGAAAGAATACGGCTTGATCGACAAGGTCATCGAAAAAATCTAG
- a CDS encoding MurT ligase domain-containing protein → MKALRIWLAIVAAKATKRLLAVLGRKGTTLPGAVALRICPDLLHYYGRKLEDRVVLVTGTNGKTTTSNLLAHFLRKDGRDVISNSLGANLIQGIAAALVEGVSGSSRSQSAVLEVDEATIGKLIEPLQPTAVVVTNFFRDQMDRYGELDTVVGMVGRALERSPANTTLVLNADDPLVSSIAPPGKKTVYYGIESSAIQTDEQGEVRDGKFCRRCGSSLRYSLYHYGQLGFYECPGCGFKRQTPDQAAHDVRMHEGGILFELDGETGFLNAPAFYNVYNVLAAISAAKVLGVPSQVIGREMKNLNIGLGRMERILVNGWQDAMLALVKNPTGCNQVLKVIGQMNQPIDLVFILNDRYADGTDVSWIWDTHLERLREQPGLRRIVAAGTRAHDIAVRLKYAGLGDITTIGEGDVAAVEAALGELPAGHTLFILSTYTSLYAVRDHLLEKGRVAVEA, encoded by the coding sequence TTGAAAGCTTTAAGAATATGGCTGGCAATCGTGGCAGCAAAGGCGACTAAGCGGCTGTTGGCGGTCTTGGGCCGGAAAGGAACCACTCTGCCGGGAGCGGTCGCGCTTCGCATCTGTCCGGACTTGTTGCACTATTACGGCCGCAAACTGGAAGACCGGGTCGTGTTAGTGACCGGCACCAACGGGAAGACGACGACGAGCAATCTGCTTGCCCATTTTTTGCGGAAAGACGGGCGCGATGTGATTTCCAATTCGCTCGGCGCCAATTTGATTCAGGGGATTGCGGCCGCTCTGGTCGAAGGGGTGTCCGGGTCAAGTCGAAGCCAGTCGGCTGTGCTGGAGGTCGATGAGGCGACGATCGGCAAATTGATTGAACCGCTGCAGCCGACCGCGGTTGTGGTGACCAATTTTTTCCGGGACCAGATGGACCGATATGGGGAACTGGATACGGTCGTCGGGATGGTGGGACGCGCTCTGGAGCGTTCTCCGGCGAATACGACGCTGGTGTTAAATGCGGACGACCCGCTGGTTTCTTCGATCGCTCCACCGGGAAAAAAGACGGTCTATTACGGAATCGAGTCGAGCGCGATTCAGACGGACGAGCAGGGGGAAGTGCGCGACGGCAAGTTCTGCCGCCGTTGCGGGTCAAGCCTTCGATATAGTTTGTATCACTACGGGCAGCTCGGCTTTTATGAATGTCCGGGATGCGGGTTCAAGCGGCAGACGCCGGATCAGGCAGCGCACGACGTGCGAATGCATGAAGGGGGGATCCTGTTTGAACTGGACGGAGAGACCGGTTTTTTGAATGCGCCCGCCTTTTACAATGTCTATAACGTGCTGGCGGCGATTTCGGCTGCGAAAGTGTTGGGCGTTCCATCGCAGGTGATCGGACGTGAGATGAAGAACCTGAACATCGGGCTCGGCCGTATGGAGCGCATCCTGGTGAATGGCTGGCAAGATGCGATGCTGGCATTGGTGAAAAATCCGACCGGCTGCAACCAGGTCCTGAAAGTGATCGGCCAGATGAATCAGCCGATTGATCTGGTTTTCATCCTCAATGACCGGTACGCGGACGGCACCGACGTGTCGTGGATCTGGGACACGCATCTGGAACGGCTGCGGGAGCAACCGGGTCTGCGCCGGATCGTGGCGGCGGGGACAAGGGCGCATGATATCGCCGTTCGTTTGAAGTACGCCGGTTTGGGGGATATCACGACGATTGGGGAAGGGGATGTGGCGGCGGTCGAAGCTGCGCTTGGCGAGTTGCCGGCAGGTCACACACTGTTTATTTTGTCTACGTATACATCCCTGTATGCAGTACGGGATCACTTGTTGGAGAAAGGTCGTGTGGCAGTTGAAGCTTAA
- a CDS encoding type 1 glutamine amidotransferase: MWQLKLKIGYLYPDLLEVYSDRGNVTVLQKRAEWRGIDVQVDHITIGDNPDLSDYDLLFAGGGEDREQLLVAEDLLKKRDSLFKAVDSGTVVLAICGSYQLLGHYFETIGGNRIEGIGLLDLYTIGGRRRLVGNAVGKLTIFDEECTVVGYENHSGRTYLGPEMAPLAAVVSGFGNNGEDGLEGVVEGTVFGTYLHGPILSKNPRLADHLLQLALRRRTDNPYLPPLDDDWELAAHERVVRQYAQIGRR, encoded by the coding sequence GTGTGGCAGTTGAAGCTTAAGATCGGCTATCTGTATCCGGATTTGCTCGAGGTGTACAGTGACCGGGGGAATGTCACGGTCTTGCAGAAAAGGGCGGAATGGCGGGGCATCGACGTGCAGGTGGACCACATCACGATCGGCGACAACCCTGATCTGTCAGACTATGACTTGCTGTTCGCGGGCGGCGGTGAAGACCGGGAGCAGTTGCTGGTGGCGGAAGATCTGTTGAAAAAACGGGACTCGCTGTTCAAGGCGGTCGATTCTGGCACAGTGGTGCTGGCGATCTGCGGCAGCTACCAACTGCTCGGCCATTATTTTGAAACGATTGGCGGCAATCGGATTGAAGGGATTGGCCTGCTCGATCTCTACACGATCGGCGGCCGACGGCGGCTCGTTGGCAATGCGGTCGGCAAGCTGACGATTTTTGATGAGGAGTGCACGGTTGTCGGATATGAAAATCATTCGGGCAGGACGTATCTTGGCCCGGAAATGGCGCCGCTGGCGGCGGTGGTTAGCGGGTTCGGCAATAACGGGGAAGACGGATTGGAGGGCGTCGTGGAGGGCACTGTGTTCGGCACTTATTTGCATGGGCCGATTTTGTCGAAGAATCCGCGGCTGGCCGATCATTTGCTGCAGTTGGCGCTGCGACGGAGGACGGACAATCCGTACTTGCCGCCGCTCGACGATGATTGGGAATTGGCGGCACATGAGCGCGTCGTCCGGCAATATGCCCAGATTGGACGCAGGTAG
- a CDS encoding BaiN/RdsA family NAD(P)/FAD-dependent oxidoreductase — protein MNYDVIVVGGGPSGLMACVSAGMQGAKVLLVDKGDRLGRKLAISGGGRCNVTNNRDIDEIVKNIPGNGRFLYSAFSIFNNRDIIRFFEELGIRLKEEDRGRMFPVSNRSKDVVEALIRKVKEVGTEIRVHAPVERVLYQDGQVVGVRLRSGEEIDACNVIVAVGGKSVPHTGSTGDGYAWAEEAGHTITELFPTEVPITLNEDFIRERRLQGLSLRNIHLAVYNAKGKKMVEHEGDMIFTHFGISGPAALRCSQFVVKALKQSNGQDIRMTIDLFPEKTEDQIFHETYELAKREPRKAVKNVLKGYLQERMIPLVLERAGLRDDITFANLPKAPWAKMAHLLKAFPLRANGTLTIEEAFVTGGGVNLKEIDPKTMQSKLMQGLFFCGEILDIHGYTGGYNITAAFSTGYTAGKSAAERALRLSGQ, from the coding sequence ATGAACTATGATGTGATCGTCGTCGGCGGCGGACCGTCCGGCCTGATGGCATGCGTTTCCGCCGGAATGCAAGGAGCGAAAGTGCTGCTCGTCGACAAGGGGGACAGGCTTGGCCGGAAGCTGGCGATTTCGGGCGGCGGCCGCTGCAATGTGACGAATAATCGGGACATCGACGAGATTGTCAAAAATATACCGGGAAACGGGCGGTTCCTGTACAGTGCGTTTTCCATTTTTAACAACCGCGACATCATCCGATTTTTTGAGGAATTGGGGATTCGGCTGAAGGAGGAAGACAGGGGCAGAATGTTTCCGGTCTCGAATCGGTCGAAAGATGTGGTCGAAGCCCTGATCCGAAAAGTGAAAGAAGTGGGCACGGAGATCCGCGTGCATGCCCCCGTCGAGCGGGTACTCTATCAGGATGGACAGGTAGTCGGGGTCCGCTTGCGTTCAGGCGAAGAAATCGACGCCTGCAACGTGATTGTGGCGGTGGGCGGGAAGTCGGTGCCGCATACAGGTTCGACCGGTGACGGATACGCGTGGGCTGAAGAAGCGGGTCATACGATCACGGAACTGTTCCCGACGGAAGTGCCGATCACGCTGAACGAAGATTTTATCCGGGAACGGCGGTTGCAGGGATTGTCCCTGCGCAACATTCATCTGGCGGTGTACAACGCAAAGGGCAAAAAAATGGTCGAACACGAAGGCGATATGATCTTTACCCATTTTGGCATTTCCGGGCCGGCGGCACTCCGCTGCAGCCAGTTTGTGGTGAAAGCGCTGAAACAGTCGAACGGGCAGGACATCCGGATGACGATCGACCTGTTTCCGGAAAAAACAGAGGACCAGATTTTTCACGAGACGTATGAACTGGCGAAGCGGGAACCGCGGAAAGCGGTAAAAAATGTGCTGAAAGGCTATTTGCAGGAGCGGATGATTCCGCTTGTGCTGGAGCGGGCAGGGCTGCGGGACGACATTACGTTCGCCAACCTGCCAAAAGCACCGTGGGCCAAAATGGCCCATTTGCTCAAAGCGTTTCCCCTCAGAGCGAACGGCACGCTGACGATCGAGGAAGCGTTTGTCACCGGCGGCGGCGTCAATCTGAAGGAAATCGATCCGAAGACGATGCAATCGAAGCTGATGCAGGGCTTGTTTTTCTGCGGGGAGATCCTGGATATTCACGGGTATACGGGAGGGTACAACATCACGGCTGCGTTCAGCACGGGTTACACCGCCGGAAAAAGCGCCGCGGAGCGGGCCTTGCGGCTGAGTGGGCAATAA
- a CDS encoding YlbF family regulator: MVDHNELWGQAYELGCLIADSPEVEVYKQAKEKMEAHPQIKPLLRKLRDMQAEHEKLQGYSQGPHLQELEHSINALIEQLDQFPEVTAFKQACSKVDELLQSVTTLLANCITGKVNGVPYPRPSAGGCGSG, translated from the coding sequence ATGGTGGACCACAACGAACTCTGGGGACAAGCCTATGAACTGGGCTGTTTGATCGCCGATTCCCCCGAAGTGGAAGTATATAAACAGGCAAAAGAGAAGATGGAAGCCCACCCGCAGATCAAACCGCTCTTGCGAAAATTGCGGGACATGCAGGCAGAGCACGAAAAGTTGCAGGGGTACAGTCAGGGGCCTCACCTGCAGGAGCTGGAACATTCGATCAACGCTCTGATCGAACAGCTCGATCAGTTTCCTGAGGTAACGGCGTTTAAGCAAGCATGCAGCAAGGTGGACGAACTGCTGCAATCGGTCACCACATTGCTGGCCAACTGCATCACCGGCAAGGTGAACGGCGTGCCGTATCCGCGGCCATCCGCAGGCGGTTGCGGCAGCGGCTGA
- a CDS encoding L,D-transpeptidase, with protein MVLLKLRASLFSAALAGCLTGVFPTPSYIMVDKSNNTLTFYSYNIPVRTFSVATGRSEEDTPVGTFPVVMLVKNPWYLKQNIPGGDPNNPLGSRWIGLEVPGTDGSQYGIHGTNQPDSIGAHQSAGCIRMRNEDVNWLYEYVRVGTWVSIVPKS; from the coding sequence GTGGTTCTTCTGAAGCTGCGAGCTTCTCTTTTTTCTGCCGCGTTGGCCGGTTGTTTGACAGGCGTATTCCCAACCCCTTCTTATATCATGGTCGACAAGTCGAACAATACCCTTACGTTTTATTCGTACAATATCCCCGTCCGTACGTTTTCCGTGGCCACCGGCCGCAGCGAGGAGGACACTCCGGTCGGCACGTTTCCGGTCGTCATGCTGGTGAAAAATCCCTGGTACCTGAAACAGAACATTCCGGGCGGCGACCCGAACAATCCGCTCGGCTCCCGCTGGATCGGGCTGGAAGTGCCGGGGACGGACGGTTCCCAATATGGCATCCACGGCACCAACCAACCGGACTCGATCGGCGCTCACCAATCGGCCGGCTGTATCCGCATGCGAAATGAGGACGTCAACTGGTTATACGAGTACGTGCGAGTGGGCACGTGGGTGAGCATCGTTCCCAAGTCCTGA
- a CDS encoding cysteine hydrolase family protein translates to MKKALLLIDVQEDFLGNLGNLDYIVRLSQQYLDQNANEYDLIITTTWKYEDNEGKDTLLISHPKAKRVEKRTYSAFNEEVKKLLEEHQIELVHLGGMDAEMAVMATMYSLLDNGYKVQILEPLLASYHARNWEATTIMKHVLGEENVLRVGGDRVWV, encoded by the coding sequence ATGAAAAAGGCGCTGCTGCTGATTGATGTGCAAGAAGATTTTCTCGGCAATCTGGGCAATTTGGACTACATTGTCCGGCTGAGCCAACAGTATCTGGATCAAAACGCGAACGAATATGACCTGATTATCACCACGACCTGGAAATATGAAGACAACGAAGGCAAGGACACATTGCTGATCTCCCATCCGAAAGCGAAGCGGGTGGAAAAGAGAACCTACTCCGCATTCAATGAGGAAGTGAAAAAACTGCTGGAAGAGCATCAGATCGAACTTGTCCATCTGGGCGGCATGGACGCCGAAATGGCCGTCATGGCGACCATGTACAGCCTGCTGGATAACGGGTACAAGGTGCAGATTCTGGAACCGCTGCTCGCTTCCTACCATGCGCGGAACTGGGAAGCGACGACGATTATGAAGCACGTGCTCGGCGAAGAAAATGTGTTGCGCGTCGGTGGCGACCGCGTGTGGGTGTAA
- a CDS encoding anthranilate synthase component II, which produces MIAVIDNYDSFTYNLVQYLREFGCEVKTFRNDKVTVAELAALPLTHLLISPGPCTPDQAGISLEAIRFFAGKVPILGVCLGHQSIGQAFGGRIVKAKRMMHGKTSPVFHTGESVFQTLPSPFRATRYHSLVVEKNSLPACLQVIAESDDGEIMALQHREYAITGVQFHPESIMTEHGKTIIRNFLEQRERVLA; this is translated from the coding sequence ATGATCGCTGTGATCGACAATTACGATTCGTTTACTTACAATCTGGTGCAGTATCTGCGGGAATTCGGATGTGAAGTGAAAACGTTTCGCAACGACAAGGTGACGGTGGCCGAGCTGGCAGCATTGCCGTTGACTCATCTGCTGATTTCGCCGGGGCCATGCACGCCCGATCAGGCGGGGATCTCGCTGGAAGCGATCCGGTTTTTTGCCGGAAAAGTGCCGATCCTGGGGGTCTGCTTGGGACACCAGTCGATCGGGCAGGCGTTTGGCGGCCGAATTGTCAAAGCCAAAAGGATGATGCACGGCAAAACATCGCCCGTTTTTCATACGGGGGAAAGCGTTTTTCAGACGCTGCCCAGTCCTTTCCGGGCCACCCGGTACCATTCGTTGGTGGTGGAGAAAAACAGCCTGCCGGCCTGTCTGCAGGTGATCGCCGAGTCAGACGATGGAGAAATCATGGCGCTTCAGCATCGCGAGTACGCGATCACGGGCGTCCAGTTTCACCCGGAAAGCATCATGACCGAACACGGCAAAACGATCATCCGCAACTTTCTGGAGCAGCGGGAGAGGGTGCTCGCATGA